A single Ketogulonicigenium vulgare WSH-001 DNA region contains:
- the ihfB gene encoding integration host factor subunit beta, producing MIRSELIQKIADENPHLYHRDVENIVNTIFDEITEALAKGNRVELRGFGAFSVKHRDSRTGRNPRTGDPVDVEEKSVPFFKTGKLLRDRLNGK from the coding sequence ATGATTCGTTCTGAACTGATCCAGAAAATTGCGGATGAGAATCCGCATCTATATCACCGCGATGTCGAAAATATCGTGAATACGATATTCGACGAGATTACCGAGGCGCTGGCCAAGGGGAATCGCGTTGAATTGCGCGGTTTTGGCGCGTTTTCCGTGAAACATCGCGACTCGCGCACTGGCCGCAATCCCCGCACCGGCGATCCCGTCGATGTCGAGGAAAAGAGCGTTCCGTTCTTTAAGACCGGCAAACTGCTGCGTGACCGGCTAAACGGCAAGTAA
- a CDS encoding lipopolysaccharide assembly protein LapA domain-containing protein, producing MRLIRLAFWLIVAACLVVLGLANRGMVTLHAIPAGLAQAIGIQPTIQVPLFVAIFFGVFVGLLVGFLWEWIREYPVRAAVAKHRQQLTALDDEVQRLRRDTSAGQGDAEILALLGASKSK from the coding sequence ATGCGCCTTATCCGTCTGGCCTTTTGGCTGATCGTCGCCGCTTGTCTGGTGGTGCTTGGTCTGGCGAATCGGGGTATGGTGACATTGCACGCCATACCCGCCGGCCTTGCGCAGGCCATCGGCATCCAGCCTACGATCCAAGTGCCGCTGTTCGTTGCCATTTTCTTTGGCGTTTTCGTCGGTCTGCTGGTCGGGTTTTTGTGGGAATGGATCCGCGAATACCCGGTGCGCGCCGCCGTTGCAAAGCATCGCCAACAGCTGACTGCGCTGGATGACGAGGTGCAGCGTCTGCGCCGCGATACATCCGCAGGGCAGGGCGATGCCGAGATTCTGGCCCTGCTAGGTGCGTCAAAGTCGAAATGA
- a CDS encoding phosphoribosylanthranilate isomerase yields the protein MKAYVKICGLRSDADLQAVADAGASYGGFVFFDKSPRAITPEAAGALHVPAGLRMVALVVDADDALLDKITQHVALHMIQLHGHETPARVAEVRARYGLPVMKVLSIAGAEDLAAIADYEDVADQIMLDAKAPKGATRPGGNGNTFDWTLLQGRQWRKPWMLAGGLTPDNVAQARDLTGAVQLDASSSLESSPGVKDPVRIRAFVAAALR from the coding sequence ATGAAAGCCTATGTGAAAATATGCGGTCTGCGCAGTGACGCGGATCTGCAGGCCGTGGCCGATGCGGGCGCCAGTTATGGCGGCTTTGTCTTTTTCGACAAATCCCCTCGCGCGATCACACCCGAAGCTGCGGGCGCATTGCATGTGCCTGCGGGCCTTCGGATGGTGGCGCTGGTCGTTGATGCCGATGATGCGCTGCTGGACAAGATTACCCAACATGTCGCGCTGCATATGATCCAGCTCCATGGGCACGAAACCCCCGCCCGCGTGGCCGAGGTGCGGGCCCGTTACGGTCTGCCGGTGATGAAAGTCCTCAGCATCGCGGGCGCCGAAGATCTGGCCGCCATCGCCGATTACGAAGATGTGGCCGATCAGATCATGCTGGACGCCAAGGCTCCAAAAGGCGCAACGCGCCCCGGCGGCAATGGCAATACCTTTGACTGGACGTTGCTGCAGGGGCGTCAGTGGCGCAAGCCATGGATGCTGGCGGGCGGCCTTACCCCCGATAACGTCGCGCAGGCCCGCGATCTGACCGGCGCGGTGCAGCTTGATGCCTCATCCAGCCTCGAATCATCCCCCGGCGTGAAAGACCCCGTCCGCATCCGTGCCTTTGTCGCGGCGGCGCTGCGGTGA
- a CDS encoding GNAT family N-acetyltransferase translates to MIAFRAALEADLPAIVAMLADDALGATREGQDMAPYIQALRDMQGRDTSVYVGVLEGRIVATYQLIVQYGLSHQGRRVAVLESVRVDGTLRGQGLGAQLVADAETRARAFGAKVLQLTTHKSRARAHAFYERLGFTASHIGYKRELT, encoded by the coding sequence GTGATCGCCTTTCGCGCGGCCCTCGAGGCTGACCTGCCCGCCATCGTCGCCATGCTGGCCGATGATGCGCTGGGCGCGACGCGTGAGGGGCAGGATATGGCGCCCTATATTCAGGCTTTGCGCGATATGCAGGGGCGCGATACCAGCGTCTATGTCGGCGTGCTGGAGGGCCGTATCGTCGCGACCTATCAGTTGATCGTGCAATACGGCCTGTCGCATCAGGGGCGGCGCGTGGCGGTGCTCGAGTCGGTGCGCGTCGATGGCACGTTGCGCGGTCAGGGCCTGGGGGCGCAGCTGGTCGCGGATGCGGAAACGCGCGCCCGCGCTTTTGGTGCCAAGGTGTTGCAGCTGACAACGCATAAAAGTCGCGCCCGCGCCCATGCTTTCTATGAGCGCCTTGGCTTTACCGCCTCGCACATTGGATATAAACGCGAACTGACCTGA
- the trpB gene encoding tryptophan synthase subunit beta, translated as MADTLINSFMTGPDDNGRFGDFGGRFVSETLMPVVLALQAEYEKAKTDQTFWDEMDDLWFNYVGRPSPLYFAERLTTALGGAKIYMKREDLNHTGAHKINNVLGQIILARRMGKTRIIAETGAGQHGVATATVCAKFGLKCIVYMGATDVERQAPNVFRMKLLGAEVIPVKSGRGTLKDAMNDAMRDWVTNVHDTFYCIGTVAGPHPYPAMVRDFQAVIGKETREQILKHEGRLPDTLVAAVGGGSNAMGLFHPFLDDEAVKIVGVEAGGHGVDDRMEHCASLTGGRPGVLHGNRTFLLQDEDGQILEGHSISAGLDYPGIGPEHAWLHSIGRVKYESITDAEALDAFQKCCEYEGIIPALESSHALAQVIKMAPGLPQDHIIVMNLSGRGDKDIFTVARHLGVDIQA; from the coding sequence ATGGCCGATACATTGATCAATAGTTTCATGACAGGGCCGGATGACAACGGTCGTTTCGGAGACTTTGGTGGGCGTTTCGTTTCCGAAACCTTGATGCCCGTCGTGCTTGCACTGCAGGCCGAATATGAAAAAGCCAAAACAGATCAGACCTTCTGGGACGAGATGGACGATCTGTGGTTCAACTACGTCGGCCGCCCCAGCCCGCTGTATTTCGCCGAGCGTCTGACAACCGCCCTTGGCGGTGCGAAAATCTATATGAAGCGCGAGGATCTGAACCACACCGGCGCGCATAAGATCAACAACGTGCTGGGCCAGATCATTCTGGCACGTCGCATGGGCAAGACGCGGATCATCGCCGAAACCGGCGCGGGTCAGCACGGTGTTGCGACCGCGACCGTCTGCGCTAAATTCGGCCTGAAATGCATCGTCTATATGGGCGCCACCGACGTTGAACGTCAGGCCCCGAACGTGTTCCGTATGAAGCTGCTGGGCGCCGAGGTTATTCCGGTGAAGTCGGGTCGCGGCACGCTGAAAGATGCGATGAACGACGCGATGCGCGATTGGGTGACCAACGTCCATGACACATTCTATTGCATCGGCACGGTTGCCGGGCCGCATCCCTATCCCGCGATGGTGCGCGATTTCCAAGCCGTCATCGGCAAAGAGACGCGCGAGCAGATCCTGAAACACGAAGGCCGTCTGCCCGATACGCTGGTGGCGGCTGTGGGCGGTGGCTCGAACGCGATGGGGCTGTTCCACCCGTTCCTTGATGACGAGGCGGTCAAGATCGTCGGCGTCGAGGCGGGCGGCCACGGCGTTGACGACCGGATGGAGCATTGCGCCAGCCTGACCGGCGGGCGCCCGGGCGTGCTGCATGGCAACCGCACCTTCCTGCTGCAGGATGAGGATGGCCAGATTTTGGAAGGCCATTCGATCTCGGCAGGCCTCGATTATCCGGGCATCGGGCCGGAACATGCCTGGCTGCATTCGATCGGCCGCGTGAAATACGAATCGATCACCGACGCCGAGGCGCTTGATGCCTTCCAAAAGTGCTGTGAATACGAGGGGATCATCCCCGCCCTCGAATCATCCCACGCACTGGCGCAGGTGATCAAAATGGCCCCCGGCCTGCCGCAGGACCATATCATCGTCATGAACCTGTCGGGGCGGGGCGATAAAGATATCTTCACCGTCGCCCGCCACCTTGGGGTGGATATTCAGGCCTAA
- the pth gene encoding aminoacyl-tRNA hydrolase has protein sequence MKLFVGLGNPGAKYAGNRHNIGFMAMDYIAGDHGFTPFRARFQGLIAEGRLGDEKVLLLKPETFMNLSGQSVGEAMRFHKLTPDDVVVFHDELDLAPGRIKAKTGGGHAGHNGLRSIHGHIGEAYHRVRMGVGHPGHKDAVASYVLHDFAKADQQWLDDMLRGISDGAALLAAGDQARFLNAVNLRLNPPRSSTTTPKAAPKPVAAPVEVRKVEAKNEGPKKEGEENLSPLQKLAAKFRNI, from the coding sequence ATGAAACTGTTCGTCGGTCTTGGAAACCCCGGCGCGAAATATGCCGGCAACCGCCATAACATCGGCTTCATGGCGATGGATTATATTGCGGGCGATCACGGCTTTACGCCCTTTCGCGCGCGTTTTCAGGGCCTGATCGCCGAAGGGCGGCTGGGCGATGAAAAGGTGCTGCTGCTGAAACCCGAGACATTTATGAACCTGTCCGGCCAGTCGGTGGGCGAGGCCATGCGCTTTCACAAACTCACCCCCGATGATGTGGTGGTGTTCCATGACGAATTGGATCTGGCCCCCGGCCGGATCAAGGCCAAGACCGGCGGCGGTCATGCGGGACATAATGGCCTGCGCTCGATCCACGGGCATATTGGCGAGGCTTATCATCGCGTCCGCATGGGCGTCGGGCATCCGGGGCATAAGGATGCGGTGGCCTCCTATGTGCTGCATGACTTTGCCAAGGCCGATCAGCAATGGCTGGACGACATGCTGCGCGGCATTTCGGACGGGGCGGCGCTGCTTGCGGCTGGCGATCAGGCACGGTTCCTGAATGCGGTGAACCTGCGGCTGAACCCGCCGCGTTCCTCGACCACCACGCCCAAGGCTGCGCCAAAGCCGGTCGCGGCGCCGGTTGAGGTAAGGAAGGTTGAGGCAAAGAACGAGGGGCCAAAAAAAGAGGGGGAAGAAAACCTCTCCCCCCTGCAAAAACTGGCTGCGAAATTCCGCAATATTTAG